One region of Cyanobium sp. M30B3 genomic DNA includes:
- a CDS encoding prepilin-type N-terminal cleavage/methylation domain-containing protein, producing MPGSRHGQRADRGFTLVELLVAMVAGAAVFAAAGSVLLSHIRSSSQLELAQRQRDNAARLDYLIQVEASEAALVEQGRVLPAGCDGAGQASIAALRVPRDSGNYLDTVGNVSFIYYYNHEGAVRRCGPPVQRNGVLNHDPELGLHDGVAVRSAQIELVSCQGQSTNTSQLVYRLVYPSGYQPACSIARARTVFIR from the coding sequence ATGCCCGGATCTAGGCACGGCCAGCGGGCGGATCGGGGCTTCACCCTGGTGGAGCTGCTGGTGGCGATGGTGGCCGGAGCGGCGGTGTTTGCGGCCGCCGGCTCAGTGCTGCTCTCCCACATCCGCAGCAGCTCCCAGCTGGAGCTGGCCCAGCGCCAGCGCGATAACGCCGCCCGGCTCGACTACCTGATCCAGGTGGAGGCCAGCGAGGCGGCGCTGGTGGAGCAGGGCCGGGTGCTGCCGGCCGGCTGTGATGGGGCTGGCCAGGCTTCGATCGCCGCCTTGCGGGTGCCGCGCGACAGCGGCAACTATCTCGACACCGTGGGCAATGTGTCGTTTATTTATTACTACAACCACGAAGGGGCCGTGCGCCGTTGCGGCCCGCCGGTGCAGCGCAACGGCGTGCTCAACCATGACCCGGAGCTCGGGCTGCACGATGGCGTGGCAGTGCGCAGTGCCCAGATCGAGCTGGTGAGCTGCCAGGGCCAGAGCACCAACACAAGCCAGCTGGTGTACCGGCTGGTGTACCCCAGCGGCTACCAGCCGGCCTGCTCGATCGCCCGCGCCCGCACGGTTTTCATTCGCTGA
- a CDS encoding NifU family protein, whose protein sequence is MSTDTASTDTASTDTAALTLENVERTLDELRPYLMADGGNVEVVEIDGPIVKVRLQGACGSCPSSTMTLKMGIERKLREAIPEVAEVVQVL, encoded by the coding sequence ATGAGCACCGACACTGCGAGCACCGACACAGCCAGCACCGACACCGCCGCCCTCACCCTGGAGAACGTGGAGCGCACCCTCGATGAGCTGCGCCCCTACCTGATGGCCGACGGCGGCAACGTGGAGGTGGTGGAGATCGATGGCCCGATCGTGAAGGTGCGCCTGCAGGGCGCCTGCGGCTCCTGCCCCAGCAGCACCATGACCCTGAAGATGGGCATCGAGCGCAAGCTGCGCGAAGCCATCCCCGAGGTGGCCGAAGTGGTGCAGGTTCTCTGA
- the lepA gene encoding translation elongation factor 4, with translation MTDAPVSRIRNFCIIAHIDHGKSTLADRLLQDTGTVAARDMQEQFLDNMELERERGITIKLQAARMEYRAADGELYVLNLIDTPGHVDFSYEVSRSLQACEGALLVVDASQGVEAQTLANVYLALENDLEIIPVLNKIDLPGADPERIKEEIEAIIGLDCSRAIPCSAKTGLGVPEILQAVVDRVPPPPDQVGEPLRALIFDSYYDPYRGVIVYFRVISGTIARRDKVLLMASGKTYELDEVGVMAPDQRQVDSLHAGEVGYLAASIKAVADARVGDTITLVNAPAAEPLPGYTEAKPMVFCGLFPTDADQYPDLREALDKLQLSDAALKYEPETSSAMGFGFRCGFLGLLHMEIVQERLEREYNLDLIVTAPSVIYQVNMLDGSTVMVDNPATLPDPQKRESIEEPYVKLEIYTPNTYNGTLMELCQERRGEFIDMKYITTDRVTLHYEVPLAEVVTDFFDQMKSRTKGYASMEYHLIGYRKNELVRLDVLINGEKADPLTTIVHRDKAYNVGKGLVEKLKELIPRQQFKIPIQASIGSRVIASESISAMRKDVLAKCYGGDISRKKKLLQKQAKGKKRMKAMGRVEVPQEAFMAVLKLNQ, from the coding sequence ATGACCGACGCCCCCGTTTCGCGGATCCGCAACTTCTGCATCATTGCCCACATCGACCACGGCAAATCCACCCTGGCCGACCGGCTGCTGCAGGACACCGGCACGGTGGCGGCGCGGGACATGCAGGAGCAGTTCCTCGACAACATGGAGCTGGAGCGCGAGCGGGGCATCACCATCAAGCTCCAGGCGGCCCGCATGGAGTACCGGGCGGCCGACGGCGAGCTGTATGTGCTCAACCTGATCGACACCCCCGGCCATGTGGACTTCTCCTATGAGGTGAGCCGCTCGCTGCAGGCCTGTGAGGGGGCGCTGCTGGTGGTGGATGCCAGCCAGGGGGTGGAGGCCCAGACCCTGGCCAACGTGTATCTGGCGCTGGAGAACGATCTGGAGATCATTCCGGTGCTCAACAAGATCGACCTGCCCGGCGCCGATCCCGAGCGCATCAAGGAGGAGATCGAGGCGATCATCGGCCTGGACTGCTCCAGGGCCATCCCCTGTTCCGCCAAGACGGGCCTGGGCGTGCCGGAGATCCTGCAGGCGGTGGTGGACCGGGTGCCGCCGCCGCCCGACCAGGTGGGCGAGCCGCTGCGGGCGCTGATCTTCGACTCGTACTACGACCCCTACCGGGGCGTGATCGTGTATTTCCGGGTGATCAGCGGCACCATCGCCCGCCGCGACAAGGTGCTGCTGATGGCCAGCGGCAAGACCTACGAGCTCGACGAGGTGGGCGTGATGGCGCCCGACCAGCGCCAGGTGGACAGCCTGCACGCCGGTGAGGTGGGCTACCTGGCGGCCTCGATCAAGGCGGTGGCCGATGCCCGCGTGGGCGACACGATCACCCTGGTGAACGCGCCGGCCGCCGAGCCGCTGCCGGGCTACACCGAGGCCAAGCCGATGGTGTTCTGCGGCCTGTTCCCCACCGACGCCGACCAGTACCCGGACCTGCGCGAGGCGCTCGACAAGCTGCAGCTCAGCGACGCGGCGCTGAAGTACGAACCGGAAACCAGCAGTGCCATGGGCTTCGGCTTCCGCTGCGGCTTCCTGGGCCTGCTGCACATGGAGATCGTGCAGGAGCGGCTGGAGCGGGAATACAACCTCGACCTGATCGTCACCGCCCCCTCGGTGATCTACCAGGTGAACATGCTCGATGGCAGCACCGTGATGGTGGACAACCCGGCCACCCTGCCCGATCCGCAGAAGCGCGAATCGATCGAGGAGCCCTACGTGAAGCTGGAGATCTACACGCCCAACACCTACAACGGCACGTTGATGGAGCTGTGCCAGGAGCGGCGCGGCGAGTTCATCGACATGAAATACATCACCACCGACCGGGTGACCCTGCACTACGAGGTGCCGTTGGCCGAGGTGGTGACCGACTTCTTCGACCAGATGAAGAGCCGCACCAAGGGCTACGCCTCGATGGAGTATCACCTGATCGGCTATCGCAAAAACGAGCTGGTGCGCCTCGATGTGCTGATCAACGGCGAGAAGGCCGATCCGCTCACCACGATCGTGCACCGCGACAAGGCCTACAACGTGGGCAAGGGGCTGGTGGAGAAGCTCAAGGAACTGATTCCCCGCCAGCAGTTCAAGATTCCGATCCAGGCCTCGATCGGCAGCCGCGTGATCGCCTCCGAGAGCATCAGCGCCATGCGCAAGGACGTGCTCGCCAAGTGCTACGGCGGCGACATCAGCCGCAAGAAAAAGCTGCTACAGAAGCAGGCCAAGGGCAAGAAGCGCATGAAGGCGATGGGCCGGGTGGAGGTGCCCCAGGAGGCCTTCATGGCCGTGCTCAAGCTGAACCAGTAG
- a CDS encoding N-acetylmuramoyl-L-alanine amidase has translation MPATIYLHWTATPYSWVRSGLYHSIINGDGHVHRLHSYAADLPAHTWRRNANSIALSCACMGGRPDPWTIPPTEPQLEALCQEAAAVARSWGWGADAITIQRLMTHAEAAANRDGRVMHDNYGPVAWGGTGERWDLMQLKKGGPADGGEQLRERVRQILREADRPGPQPLQFRRAGSIEARGLPLATQIDELGRSWALAADLLERYDLPFQWEASRRRILVGALDVVPLYQEDGVQASVGWPLVELTLEQAGAPVILRGILRDNRAWCRVLEFAEEFGISISFEPFALHERRGG, from the coding sequence ATGCCCGCCACCATCTACCTGCACTGGACCGCCACCCCCTACAGCTGGGTGCGCAGTGGCCTTTACCACTCGATCATCAACGGCGACGGCCACGTGCACCGGCTGCACAGCTACGCCGCCGACCTGCCGGCCCACACCTGGCGGCGCAATGCCAACAGCATCGCCCTCAGCTGCGCCTGCATGGGCGGCCGGCCCGACCCCTGGACGATCCCGCCCACCGAGCCCCAGCTGGAGGCGCTCTGCCAGGAGGCCGCCGCCGTGGCCCGCAGCTGGGGCTGGGGCGCCGATGCCATCACGATCCAGCGGCTGATGACCCACGCCGAGGCGGCGGCCAACCGCGACGGCCGGGTGATGCACGACAACTACGGGCCGGTGGCCTGGGGCGGCACGGGCGAGCGCTGGGACCTGATGCAGCTGAAGAAGGGCGGCCCGGCCGACGGCGGCGAGCAGCTGCGCGAGCGGGTGCGCCAGATCCTGCGGGAGGCCGACCGGCCCGGGCCCCAGCCGCTGCAGTTCCGCCGGGCCGGCAGCATCGAGGCCCGCGGCCTGCCCCTGGCCACCCAGATCGACGAGCTCGGCCGCAGCTGGGCCCTGGCGGCCGACCTGCTCGAGCGCTACGACCTGCCCTTCCAGTGGGAGGCCAGCCGCCGGCGCATCCTGGTGGGCGCCCTGGACGTGGTGCCGCTGTATCAGGAGGACGGCGTGCAGGCCTCGGTGGGCTGGCCGCTGGTGGAGCTCACCCTGGAGCAGGCCGGCGCGCCGGTGATCCTGCGCGGCATCCTGCGTGACAACCGGGCCTGGTGCCGGGTGCTGGAGTTCGCCGAGGAGTTCGGCATCTCCATCAGCTTCGAGCCGTTCGCGCTGCACGAGCGCCGCGGCGGCTGA
- a CDS encoding bifunctional diguanylate cyclase/phosphodiesterase: protein MLRVRRPLLLALVVAATAAIAILRLQPPGLQLLALALLLGLLLVLLRQERQQRQLKASAQALSQLDPLTGLPNRPHFLEQINLAADRARRSGKPFAVLFVDIDQFRSLNDTYGHATGDRVLIAVAERLRHTVRLGDGLARYGDDEFAVLMDLSGIGDGEELLRAHAYQFASRLVAQFRPALDLGDTSLDVGVSVGVSVMRPEATDAAAILRQLDGAILQAKAQRHERVAVFDLTASGASSLDDYQLFSDLKEAMRQGSLTMAFQPLVKGDGQWWSLEALARWQHPTRGVIAPDRFIAVAERYRLMRELGDQIFSLSLEGFNAIRQALQLPELRLSTNISPSQLSDPELHLRLTAMLREAGIPPQLITLEITEASILERNPATEANLSQFRRQGYHLALDDFGTGYSSLSLLSTLRPDEIKIDKSFVMALDSDAMAAQIVAVISSMASHMHLQLVAEGVEDATTLSALKKLGIPLFQGYHFQRPLLPAALIAAAVKAA from the coding sequence ATGTTGCGCGTCCGCCGGCCCCTGCTGTTGGCACTGGTGGTGGCCGCCACCGCTGCCATCGCCATCCTGCGGCTGCAGCCCCCCGGCCTGCAGCTGCTGGCCCTGGCCCTGCTGCTGGGATTGCTGCTGGTGCTGCTGCGCCAGGAGAGGCAGCAGCGCCAGCTGAAGGCCTCGGCCCAGGCGCTCAGCCAGCTCGATCCGCTCACCGGCCTGCCCAACCGCCCCCACTTCCTCGAGCAGATCAACCTGGCGGCCGACCGCGCCCGGCGGTCCGGCAAGCCCTTCGCGGTGCTGTTCGTGGACATCGACCAGTTCCGCAGCCTCAACGACACCTACGGCCACGCCACCGGCGACCGGGTGCTGATCGCCGTGGCCGAGCGCCTCCGGCACACCGTGCGCCTGGGCGACGGGCTGGCGCGCTACGGCGACGATGAATTCGCCGTGCTGATGGACCTCTCCGGCATCGGCGACGGCGAGGAGCTGCTCAGGGCCCACGCCTACCAGTTCGCCTCCCGCCTGGTGGCCCAGTTCCGCCCGGCCCTCGACCTGGGCGACACCAGCCTCGATGTGGGCGTGAGTGTGGGCGTGAGCGTGATGCGGCCGGAGGCCACCGACGCCGCGGCGATCCTGCGCCAGCTCGATGGCGCCATCCTCCAGGCCAAGGCCCAGCGCCACGAGCGGGTGGCCGTGTTCGATCTCACGGCCAGCGGCGCCAGCAGCCTCGACGACTACCAGCTGTTCAGCGATCTCAAGGAGGCGATGCGCCAGGGCAGCTTGACCATGGCCTTCCAGCCGCTGGTGAAGGGTGACGGCCAGTGGTGGAGCCTGGAGGCCCTGGCCCGCTGGCAGCACCCCACGCGGGGGGTCATTGCGCCGGACCGCTTCATCGCCGTGGCCGAGCGCTACCGGCTGATGCGCGAGCTGGGCGATCAGATCTTCTCGCTCTCCCTGGAGGGCTTCAACGCCATTCGCCAGGCCCTGCAGCTGCCCGAGCTGCGCCTCTCCACCAACATCAGCCCCAGCCAGCTCAGTGATCCCGAGCTGCACCTGCGCCTCACCGCCATGCTGCGCGAGGCCGGCATCCCGCCCCAGCTGATCACCCTGGAGATCACCGAGGCCTCGATCCTGGAGCGCAACCCGGCCACCGAGGCCAACCTCAGCCAGTTCCGCCGCCAGGGCTACCACCTGGCCCTCGATGATTTCGGCACCGGCTACTCCTCCCTCAGCCTGCTCAGCACCCTGCGGCCCGACGAGATCAAGATCGACAAGTCGTTTGTGATGGCCCTCGACAGCGATGCCATGGCCGCCCAGATCGTGGCCGTGATCTCCAGCATGGCCAGCCACATGCATCTCCAGCTGGTTGCCGAAGGGGTGGAGGATGCCACCACCCTCAGCGCCCTGAAGAAGCTGGGCATCCCCCTTTTCCAGGGGTATCACTTCCAGCGGCCGCTGCTGCCGGCGGCCCTGATCGCGGCGGCCGTGAAGGCTGCCTGA
- a CDS encoding type II secretion system protein produces the protein MTLTEILVSASLLVISASASLQVWASGSRWSLRSEQRLEQRQAVEAELLAVQARLQQLAGTPIAGDCGVAADWLVSQLPALQRQGDGVLLRLQGSDGGERQRWYDPAAYGLCNPSTAHVLPPST, from the coding sequence ATGACCCTCACGGAGATCCTGGTGTCCGCGTCCCTGCTGGTGATCAGCGCCAGTGCCTCGCTGCAGGTGTGGGCCTCGGGCAGCCGCTGGAGCCTGCGCAGCGAGCAGCGGCTGGAGCAGCGGCAGGCCGTGGAGGCGGAGCTGCTGGCGGTGCAGGCCCGGCTGCAGCAGCTGGCCGGCACGCCGATCGCCGGCGATTGCGGGGTGGCCGCCGACTGGCTGGTGAGCCAGCTGCCGGCCCTGCAGCGCCAGGGGGATGGCGTGCTGCTGCGGCTCCAGGGCAGCGACGGCGGTGAACGCCAGCGCTGGTACGACCCGGCCGCCTATGGGCTGTGCAACCCATCTACAGCGCATGTGCTCCCGCCATCGACCTGA
- a CDS encoding prepilin-type N-terminal cleavage/methylation domain-containing protein, protein MAVAHQAHQPNQAHPVPRALAGTGPAPSAGFSLVELLVAVALLAILAAIALPSGQGALARMRVEAASREVVLAIERQRDRALRQGRPATLPVEGAGGLVEQLAAEHSQVELHHNLPAQLRFSANGLMIDGGTVLLAAPGTPLIRCVVWSLPLGVLRLGRYGAQPGGSPQASQCRPDPTL, encoded by the coding sequence ATGGCGGTTGCCCACCAAGCCCACCAGCCCAACCAAGCCCACCCAGTCCCCCGAGCGCTCGCCGGCACCGGCCCCGCCCCCAGTGCCGGCTTCAGCCTGGTGGAGCTGCTGGTGGCGGTGGCGCTGCTGGCGATCCTGGCGGCGATCGCCCTGCCCAGCGGCCAGGGGGCCCTGGCGCGGATGCGGGTGGAGGCGGCCAGCCGGGAGGTGGTGCTGGCGATCGAGCGCCAGCGCGACCGGGCCCTGCGCCAGGGCCGCCCGGCCACGCTGCCGGTGGAGGGGGCCGGCGGGCTGGTGGAGCAGCTGGCGGCGGAGCACAGCCAGGTGGAGCTGCACCACAACCTGCCGGCCCAGCTGCGCTTCAGTGCCAACGGGCTGATGATCGACGGCGGCACGGTGCTGCTGGCGGCGCCCGGCACGCCCCTGATCCGCTGTGTGGTGTGGTCGCTGCCGCTGGGGGTGCTGCGGCTGGGGCGCTACGGCGCCCAACCCGGCGGGTCGCCCCAGGCCAGCCAGTGCCGGCCCGACCCCACGCTGTGA
- a CDS encoding prepilin-type N-terminal cleavage/methylation domain-containing protein, whose amino-acid sequence MGTRRLRPHGCQRRRIRQAGFSLVELLVSLLLAGVVSGALLQALLLDTQASQRLGRQLRERQQGQRALELLRQELQQAQWVRRGDQPLLPAGPQCSLAGRQVVLQLGTASGVITYSEGPASEPIWRGRVLLRCGPAYGLDGGLAAGQPQHRVLLDALAPQGFTAQPGPEAGLLALTLRRDLAPGQQLEQRAVLAVAIE is encoded by the coding sequence ATGGGAACCCGGCGATTGCGGCCCCACGGCTGCCAGCGGCGCCGCATCCGCCAGGCCGGCTTCAGCCTGGTGGAGCTGCTGGTGAGCCTGCTGCTGGCGGGCGTGGTGAGCGGGGCGCTGCTGCAGGCGCTGCTGCTCGACACCCAGGCCTCACAGCGGCTGGGCCGCCAGCTGCGCGAGCGCCAGCAGGGGCAGCGGGCGCTGGAGCTGCTGCGCCAGGAGCTGCAGCAGGCGCAGTGGGTGCGCAGGGGCGATCAGCCGCTGCTGCCGGCGGGGCCCCAGTGCTCGCTCGCGGGCCGCCAGGTGGTGCTGCAGCTGGGCACCGCCAGTGGTGTGATCACCTACTCCGAGGGACCGGCGAGCGAGCCGATCTGGCGGGGGCGGGTGCTGCTGCGCTGCGGGCCGGCCTACGGGCTGGATGGCGGCCTGGCGGCGGGGCAGCCCCAGCACCGCGTGCTGCTCGATGCCCTGGCGCCCCAGGGTTTCACTGCCCAACCGGGCCCCGAAGCGGGGTTGCTGGCACTAACGCTGCGCCGCGATCTGGCGCCGGGCCAGCAGCTGGAGCAACGCGCTGTGTTGGCGGTCGCCATAGAGTGA
- a CDS encoding HD domain-containing protein, with the protein MSALHLAAEVAHAAACLRDGETGSHLERVNRITRLIATAVAPHYGLSEAFVEQLSTYARLHDIGKIGIPDAILLKPGRLDAAEMAVMRTHVEKGLEILERVLAAQGLADHEAARLITNLVATHHERLDGKGYPAGLRGEQIPVEGRIVAVADVFDALTHTRPYRQSLSLDEGLAMVRQQADAGQLDPVCVAALEAQRPALERIVAEFRDRA; encoded by the coding sequence TTGTCGGCCCTGCACCTGGCGGCGGAGGTGGCCCACGCCGCAGCGTGCCTGCGCGACGGCGAAACGGGCAGCCACCTGGAGCGGGTGAACCGGATCACGCGCCTGATCGCCACGGCGGTGGCACCCCACTACGGGCTGAGCGAGGCCTTTGTGGAGCAGCTGAGCACCTATGCCCGCCTGCACGACATCGGCAAGATCGGCATTCCGGACGCGATCCTGCTCAAGCCGGGCCGCCTCGATGCCGCGGAGATGGCGGTGATGCGCACCCATGTGGAGAAGGGGCTGGAGATTCTGGAGCGGGTGCTGGCGGCCCAGGGGCTGGCCGACCACGAGGCCGCCCGGCTGATCACCAACCTGGTGGCCACCCACCACGAGCGGCTGGATGGCAAGGGCTACCCGGCGGGGCTACGGGGCGAGCAGATCCCGGTGGAGGGGCGGATCGTGGCGGTGGCGGACGTGTTCGATGCCCTCACCCACACCCGCCCCTACCGCCAGAGCCTGAGCCTGGATGAGGGCCTGGCGATGGTGCGCCAGCAGGCCGATGCCGGCCAGCTCGACCCGGTGTGCGTGGCGGCCCTGGAGGCGCAGCGGCCGGCGCTGGAGCGGATCGTGGCGGAGTTCAGGGATCGGGCTTGA
- a CDS encoding type II toxin-antitoxin system VapC family toxin, with product MAAEPRAWVVDASVAFAWFVAVPGSEQAALLLADPANPLLLAPDLVLVELLNAAWKSLRQGAITSAQFDWLAHRACEPFGALFPAQALLARAYHWCSLLDHPAYDCLTIALAEQQNATLITADQRLLRKLQEHHPGLPASLDLAQLN from the coding sequence ATGGCCGCTGAACCCCGCGCCTGGGTGGTGGATGCCTCCGTGGCCTTTGCCTGGTTTGTGGCCGTGCCCGGTTCCGAGCAGGCAGCCCTGCTGTTGGCTGACCCCGCCAACCCGCTGCTGCTGGCCCCGGATCTGGTGCTGGTGGAACTGCTCAATGCCGCCTGGAAGAGCCTCCGGCAGGGGGCCATCACTTCTGCGCAGTTCGACTGGCTGGCCCACCGCGCCTGTGAACCCTTCGGTGCCCTGTTTCCCGCGCAGGCCCTGCTCGCCCGCGCCTACCACTGGTGCAGCCTGCTCGATCACCCAGCCTACGACTGCCTCACCATCGCCTTGGCCGAGCAGCAGAACGCCACGCTGATCACGGCAGACCAACGCCTGCTGCGCAAGCTCCAGGAGCACCATCCCGGCCTGCCCGCCAGCCTCGATCTGGCGCAGCTCAACTGA
- a CDS encoding type II secretion system protein yields the protein MVIVVILGILASVGSFGLLVSSRVWGLRSAALELAGYLENAQAVAAGSTQSCFLAITGTGDALQIGPTNAASNACANLAAVQLLPSSPIPLGLNQPSLLTFTFNPRGSVAATQTTLLSAANTANVQYCVQVLAPSGLVGVGIQQGSICNHAQFK from the coding sequence ATGGTCATCGTGGTGATCCTCGGCATCCTGGCGAGTGTTGGCTCCTTTGGTTTACTTGTGAGTTCACGGGTGTGGGGTTTGCGTAGCGCCGCCTTGGAACTGGCCGGCTATCTCGAAAATGCCCAGGCCGTCGCTGCCGGCAGCACCCAATCCTGCTTTCTGGCCATCACGGGCACCGGTGATGCCCTACAGATCGGCCCAACCAATGCCGCATCCAATGCCTGTGCAAACCTTGCGGCTGTGCAGCTGCTGCCAAGCAGTCCCATTCCCCTTGGCTTGAATCAGCCATCGCTGCTCACCTTCACCTTCAATCCCCGCGGCAGTGTGGCAGCGACCCAAACCACCCTGCTGTCTGCCGCCAATACCGCCAATGTCCAATACTGCGTACAGGTTCTGGCTCCCTCGGGGCTGGTAGGTGTTGGTATCCAACAGGGCAGCATCTGCAACCATGCGCAGTTCAAGTAG
- a CDS encoding type II toxin-antitoxin system RelE/ParE family toxin, with amino-acid sequence MGGYKVTIKNSAAKELQAVSSKQTLNKLIEKIKCLASDQHPQGSEKLAGRSAVYRLRQGDDRVIYTVDYQHRVVDVVKVGHRRDVYR; translated from the coding sequence GTGGGCGGCTATAAAGTCACCATCAAGAATTCCGCCGCCAAAGAGCTGCAAGCAGTCTCGAGCAAGCAGACATTAAATAAGCTGATCGAGAAGATTAAATGCCTGGCTTCTGATCAGCATCCTCAAGGATCTGAAAAGCTTGCCGGTAGATCAGCCGTCTATCGCCTGCGGCAAGGTGACGATCGAGTGATCTATACTGTAGACTATCAACACAGAGTCGTCGACGTCGTGAAAGTTGGACACAGGAGAGATGTCTATCGATGA
- a CDS encoding BrnA antitoxin family protein: MPTAEEDQRITAAAESDPDALPLTEEQMINMVPIRAGRGRPRSAKKKQLVSIRYSPEVLHYFRSSGAGWQARMDAALREYIQRNTST; encoded by the coding sequence ATGCCGACAGCTGAGGAGGATCAGCGTATTACGGCCGCAGCTGAATCGGATCCTGATGCGCTCCCTCTCACGGAAGAGCAGATGATCAACATGGTGCCGATTCGAGCTGGTCGTGGCCGGCCTAGATCAGCAAAGAAAAAGCAATTAGTCTCAATCAGATATAGCCCAGAGGTACTTCACTACTTCAGGTCTTCCGGAGCTGGCTGGCAAGCCCGCATGGATGCGGCTTTACGGGAATACATCCAGAGAAACACATCAACATGA